A genomic region of Vitis vinifera cultivar Pinot Noir 40024 chromosome 7, ASM3070453v1 contains the following coding sequences:
- the LOC100853036 gene encoding uncharacterized protein LOC100853036, whose amino-acid sequence MPESNATPSAAADVSDAVLSSSRYLTRQEVIRRRSRRVKQLAKCYRAHYWSLMQELKIRYREYYWKYGRSAFQEDEKREGEGVEGTGENLNGHGKLGLGLGIGENGFDVKRCAVSGCKSKAMALTRFCHPHILSDSKQKLYKGCSFVIKSVQAGPVLCGKPILRSTVPSLCPIHFQKAERQVNNALKKAGLNAASSSKLAPKFHVIVAEYVHQIQTKRRAAQRASVNKVEIKEETGC is encoded by the exons ATGCCCGAGTCCAACGCAACTCCGTCCGCGGCGGCGGACGTCTCCGACGCGGTCCTCTCGAGCTCCAGGTACCTCACACGGCAGGAGGTGATACGACGTCGTTCTCGCAGAGTGAAGCAGCTTGCGAAGTGCTACAGAGCTCACTACTGGTCTCTGATGCAGGAGCTGAAAATCAGATACAGAGAGTACTACTGGAAGTACGGTAGGAGCGCGTTCCAGGAGGACGAGAAGCGGGAGGGTGAGGGTGTTGAGGGGACTGGGGAGAATCTCAACGGTCATGGGAagctagggttagggttagggatTGGGGAGAATGGGTTTGATGTGAAGCGATGTGCGGTTTCGGGGTGTAAATCGAAGGCCATGGCGTTGACGAGGTTCTGTCACCCTCACATATTGTCTGATTCGAAGCAGAAGCTGTACAAGGGCTGTTCCTTTGTGATCAAGAG TGTTCAGGCAGGACCTGTTCTTTGTGGGAAGCCAATACTAAGATCCACTGTTCCTTCTCTCTGCCCTATTCATTTTCAAAAGGCTGAAAGACAGGTCAACAATGCCCTGAAAAAGGCAGGTCTTAATGCTGCTTCATCAAGTAAGCTTGCTCCCAAGTTCCATGTCATAGTTGCAGAATATGTCCATCAAATCCAAACCAAAAGAAGAGCTGCACAAAGAGCATCTGTAAATAAGGTTGAGATTAAAGAGGAGACAGGATGTTGA